A region of Phalacrocorax carbo chromosome 9, bPhaCar2.1, whole genome shotgun sequence DNA encodes the following proteins:
- the SERPINA10 gene encoding protein Z-dependent protease inhibitor, with protein sequence MKTGIYLLLLSEICVEISKAGIKPKIPKEEKENNFLDRNKNVNTSEERHHHKNISKSFEEQGLEEFTLYNFTEKTANFGFNLYRKIAMTHDNNVIISPLSVSALMTAFMLAAKGETHRQIVKGLNFQALKDRVERHHLPALFKQLKDNITMNEELLLVQGTLSFIQKDFTLKESFLNLSKQYFDMEFLRVDFQNFTHAKFVINQNINKSTKGKIPEFFEDLDRHNKLLFVDYTVFKGKWVYPFNSKFTEIETFHINKYRSVQVPMMFKSDKVNSTFDENLRCTVINLPYKGKAHMLIAIPEKEGDYISLEDHLTTELVESWLGNMKTRKVDISFPKFKLEQKYKMKKLLHALGIKNLFTRMADLSHLTDQGYVAVSQVVQKAVIEVDEEGTEATAASGSEIIAFTVPPVIKVDRPFLFMIFEETFKTLLFIGRVVDPTEM encoded by the exons ATGAAAACAGGAATTTACCTACTTCTCTTAAGTGAAATATGTGTTGAAATCAGCAAGGCTGGCATCAAACCTAAAATTcccaaggaggaaaaagagaataatttcttggacagaaataaaaatgtcaataCTTCTGAAGAGCGGCATCATCATAAAAATATCTCTAAGTCTTTTGAAGAGCAAGGTCTCGAAGAGTTCACTCTTTACAACTTCACTGAAAAGACTGCAAATTTTGGATTTAACCTCTACAGAAAAATTGCAATGACACACGATAACAATGTAATCATCTCTCCCCTTTCCGTATCAGCTCTCATGACTGCATTTATGCTGGCAGCAAAAGGGGAAACACACAGACAAATAGTAAAAGGTTTAAACTTTCAGGCTTTGAAGGACAGAGTGGAACGCCATCATTTACCAGCCTTGTTTAAACAACTGAAAGATAACATCACAATGAATGAAGAACTTCTCCTTGTGCAAGGTACTCTTTCTTTTATCCAAAAGGACTTTACACTCAAGGAGTCTTTCCTCAACTTATCTAAGCAGTACTTTGATATGGAATTCCTGAGAGTGGACTTTCAAAACTTTACACACGCAAAATTTGTcataaatcaaaatattaacaaaagcaccaaaggaaaaatacctgAGTTTTTTGAAGATCTTGACCGTCATAATAAACTGCTATTTGTCGACTACACTGTCTTTAAAG GCAAGTGGGTCTACCCATTTAATTCCAAATTCACAGAAATTGAGACTTTCCACataaacaaatacagaagtGTACAGGTACCCATGATGTTCAAGTCAGATAAAGTGAATTCAACTTTTGATGAGAACTTAAGATGCACTGTGATAAACCTACCCTACAAAGGGAAAGCCCACATGCTGATTGCCATCCcagaaaaggagggagattaTATTTCACTTGAAGACCATTTGACTACAGAGCTTGTGGAATCCTGGCTTGGAAACATGAAAACCAG aaaagtggatatttcatttccaaaattcaaactagaacaaaaatacaaaatgaagaaattgcTTCATGCTCTTGGaattaaaaatctctttacaCGTATGGCAGATCTTAGTCATCTCACAGATCAAGGATACGTAGCAGTTTCACAG GTTGTCCAAAAGGCAGTAATTGAAGTGGATGAAGAAGGAACTGAGGCCACAGCAGCTAGTGGGTCAGAAATAATTGCATTCACAGTGCCTCCTGTCATCAAGGTGGACCGACCATTCCTTTTTATGATTTttgaagaaacttttaaaacacTACTGTTTATTGGCAGGGTGGTTGATCCAACAGAAATGTGA